The proteins below are encoded in one region of Phaseolus vulgaris cultivar G19833 chromosome 1, P. vulgaris v2.0, whole genome shotgun sequence:
- the LOC137814411 gene encoding pentatricopeptide repeat-containing protein At3g53360, mitochondrial isoform X2, translated as MIIQNQIRCLYNCARPIVSTRVVSSLSTELSTNSYINLMCKQQHYKEALDAFNFNLKKSGIQLEPSTYANLILACTNVRSLNYGKKIHEHISKSNCQPDLVLQNHILNMYGKCGSSKDARKLFDAMQLRNVVSWTIMISGYMQNDQENDAITMYIQMLRSGYLPDQFTFGSIIKVCCIVGDIDFGRQLHAHVIKSGYDHHLIAQNALISMYTKFGQIAHASGVFAMISTKDLISYASMITGFTQLGNDIEALYLFRDMLRQSVYQPNEFIFGSVFSACGSLLEPEFGRQIHGVCAKFGLGRNIFAGCSLCDMYAKFGFLPSAERVFYQIESPDLVSWNAIIAAFSDSGHVNEAVSFFCQMMHTGLMPDNITFLSLLCPCGSFVTRNQGMQIHSYIIKIGLDNEAAVCNSLLTMYTKCSNLHDAFNVFTYLGRRANLVSWNAILSACLQHKHAGEAFRLFKLMLFSENKPDNITITTILGTCAELASLVVGNQVHCFTVKSGLVVDVSVSNRLIDMYAKCGSLKHARDVFDSTQNPDIVSWSSLIVGYAQFGLGHEALDLFRMMKNLGVQPNEVTYLGVLSACSHIGLVEEGWHLYKTMEVELGIAPTREHVSCMVDLLARAGCLYEAEKFIKETGFEPDITTWKTLLASCKTRGNVDIAERAAENILKLDPCNSAALVLLSNIHASAGNWKEVARLRHLMKEMGVQKVPGQSWIEFKDQIHVFFSEDSSHPQSAKIYTMLEDLWLQMLDQGYDPCQRLDVSI; from the coding sequence ATGATCATTCAAAACCAAATTCGATGTCTATATAATTGTGCAAGACCTATTGTGTCAACAAGAGTAGTCTCCAGTCTCAGTACAGAGTTATCAACCAACAGTTACATCAACTTGATGTGCAAGCAACAGCACTACAAAGAAGCACTTGATGCATTTAATTTCAATCTAAAGAAATCAGGTATCCAGCTAGAACCAAGCACCTATGCGAATCTAATATTGGCCTGTACCAACGTTAGATCTCTAAATTACGGCAAGAAAATCCATGAACACATTTCAAAATCCAACTGTCAGCCAGACCTTGTTCTCCAAAATCATATTCTTAATATGTATGGAAAATGTGGTTCTTCGAAAGATGCTAGAAAACTTTTTGATGCAATGCAGCTGCGTAATGTGGTCTCCTGGACTATAATGATCTCCGGATACATGCAGAATGATCAAGAGAATGATGCCATCACAATGTATATTCAAATGCTGCGATCAGGTTATCTCCCTGACCAGTTTACATTTGGAAGCATTATTAAGGTTTGCTGCATTGTGGGAGATATAGACTTTGGCAGACAACTTCATGCTCATGTCATTAAATCAGGGTATGATCATCACTTAATTGCACAAAACGCTCTTATCTCCATGTATACAAAGTTTGGACAAATTGCACATGCCTCAGGTGTGTTTGCGATGATTTCCACAAAGGATTTAATTTCGTATGCTTCTATGATTACAGGGTTTACACAACTTGGTAATGACATAGAAGCTTTATATCTTTTCAGAGATATGCTCAGGCAATCTGTTTATCAACCAAATGAGTTTATATTTGGCAGTGTATTCAGTGCTTGTGGAAGCCTTCTAGAACCAGAATTTGGAAGGCAAATTCATGGAGTGTGCGCCAAATTTGGTTTAGGGAGGAACATTTTTGCTGGGTGCTCCCTCTGTGACATGTATGCAAAATTTGGATTCTTACCTTCGGCAGAAAGGGTATTTTATCAAATTGAAAGCCCGGATTTAGTGTCATGGAATGCAATTATTGCAGCATTTTCTGATAGTGGTCATGTTAATGAAGCCGTATCATTTTTCTGCCAGATGATGCATACGGGACTGATGCCAGATAACATTACTTTTCTCTCCTTACTCTGTCCTTGTGGGAGCTTTGTGACACGTAACCAAGGCATGCAAATACATTCTTACATTATTAAAATAGGTTTAGACAATGAAGCAGCTGTATGCAACTCTTTACTGACAATGTACACAAAGTGTTCAAATCTACATGATGCATTCAATGTTTTCACATATTTGGGTAGAAGAGCCAATTTAGTTTCTTGGAATGCAATTCTATCAGCATGCTTACAGCACAAACATGCAGGAGAGGCTTTTAGATTATTTAAGCTAATGCTCTTTTCTGAAAATAAGCCTGACAATATCACCATAACTACCATATTAGGAACTTGTGCAGAATTGGCATCTCTAGTAGTTGGGAATCAAGTCCATTGCTTTACTGTCAAAAGTGGGCTAGTGGTTGATGTTTCCGTCAGCAATAGATTGATTGACATGTATGCAAAGTGTGGATCACTTAAACATGCTCGTGATGTTTTTGATTCAACCCAGAACCCGGATATTGTCTCGTGGAGTAGTTTAATTGTTGGCTATGCTCAGTTTGGACTTGGACATGAAGCTCTTGATCTCTTTAGAATGATGAAGAATCTTGGTGTCCAGCCTAATGAGGTCACATATCTGGGGGTTCTCAGTGCATGCAGTCACATTGGATTGGTGGAGGAAGGTTGGCACTTGTATAAAACCATGGAAGTGGAACTAGGTATTGCACCAACAAGAGAGCATGTTTCTTGCATGGTTGATTTGCTTGCTCGTGCTGGATGCTTGTATGAAGCAGAAAAATTTATTAAGGAAACGGGATTTGAGCCTGACATTACTACATGGAAAACTCTACTTGCTTCCTGTAAAACTCGTGGTAATGTTGACATTGCAGAACGAGCTGCAGAAAATATACTAAAACTTGATCCTTGCAATTCAGCTGCTCTAGTGCTACTTTCTAATATACATGCTTCTGCCGGCAACTGGAAAGAAGTTGCGAGACTACGGCATTTGATGAAAGAAATGGGTGTACAGAAGGTTCCTGGTCAAAGTTGGATAGAATTTAAGGATCAGATCCACGTGTTCTTCTCAGAAGACAGTTCTCATCCACAGAGCGCCAAAATCTACACTATGCTGGAAGATTTATGGTTGCA
- the LOC137814411 gene encoding pentatricopeptide repeat-containing protein At3g53360, mitochondrial isoform X3: MIIQNQIRCLYNCARPIVSTRVVSSLSTELSTNSYINLMCKQQHYKEALDAFNFNLKKSGIQLEPSTYANLILACTNVRSLNYGKKIHEHISKSNCQPDLVLQNHILNMYGKCGSSKDARKLFDAMQLRNVVSWTIMISGYMQNDQENDAITMYIQMLRSGYLPDQFTFGSIIKVCCIVGDIDFGRQLHAHVIKSGYDHHLIAQNALISMYTKFGQIAHASGVFAMISTKDLISYASMITGFTQLGNDIEALYLFRDMLRQSVYQPNEFIFGSVFSACGSLLEPEFGRQIHGVCAKFGLGRNIFAGCSLCDMYAKFGFLPSAERVFYQIESPDLVSWNAIIAAFSDSGHVNEAVSFFCQMMHTGLMPDNITFLSLLCPCGSFVTRNQGMQIHSYIIKIGLDNEAAVCNSLLTMYTKCSNLHDAFNVFTYLGRRANLVSWNAILSACLQHKHAGEAFRLFKLMLFSENKPDNITITTILGTCAELASLVVGNQVHCFTVKSGLVVDVSVSNRLIDMYAKCGSLKHARDVFDSTQNPDIVSWSSLIVGYAQFGLGHEALDLFRMMKNLGVQPNEVTYLGVLSACSHIGLVEEGWHLYKTMEVELGIAPTREHVSCMVDLLARAGCLYEAEKFIKETGFEPDITTWKTLLASCKTRGNVDIAERAAENILKLDPCNSAALVLLSNIHASAGNWKEVARLRHLMKEMGVQKVPGQSWIEFKDQIHVFFSEDSSHPQSAKIYTMLEDLWLQMLDQGYDPCQRNP; this comes from the coding sequence ATGATCATTCAAAACCAAATTCGATGTCTATATAATTGTGCAAGACCTATTGTGTCAACAAGAGTAGTCTCCAGTCTCAGTACAGAGTTATCAACCAACAGTTACATCAACTTGATGTGCAAGCAACAGCACTACAAAGAAGCACTTGATGCATTTAATTTCAATCTAAAGAAATCAGGTATCCAGCTAGAACCAAGCACCTATGCGAATCTAATATTGGCCTGTACCAACGTTAGATCTCTAAATTACGGCAAGAAAATCCATGAACACATTTCAAAATCCAACTGTCAGCCAGACCTTGTTCTCCAAAATCATATTCTTAATATGTATGGAAAATGTGGTTCTTCGAAAGATGCTAGAAAACTTTTTGATGCAATGCAGCTGCGTAATGTGGTCTCCTGGACTATAATGATCTCCGGATACATGCAGAATGATCAAGAGAATGATGCCATCACAATGTATATTCAAATGCTGCGATCAGGTTATCTCCCTGACCAGTTTACATTTGGAAGCATTATTAAGGTTTGCTGCATTGTGGGAGATATAGACTTTGGCAGACAACTTCATGCTCATGTCATTAAATCAGGGTATGATCATCACTTAATTGCACAAAACGCTCTTATCTCCATGTATACAAAGTTTGGACAAATTGCACATGCCTCAGGTGTGTTTGCGATGATTTCCACAAAGGATTTAATTTCGTATGCTTCTATGATTACAGGGTTTACACAACTTGGTAATGACATAGAAGCTTTATATCTTTTCAGAGATATGCTCAGGCAATCTGTTTATCAACCAAATGAGTTTATATTTGGCAGTGTATTCAGTGCTTGTGGAAGCCTTCTAGAACCAGAATTTGGAAGGCAAATTCATGGAGTGTGCGCCAAATTTGGTTTAGGGAGGAACATTTTTGCTGGGTGCTCCCTCTGTGACATGTATGCAAAATTTGGATTCTTACCTTCGGCAGAAAGGGTATTTTATCAAATTGAAAGCCCGGATTTAGTGTCATGGAATGCAATTATTGCAGCATTTTCTGATAGTGGTCATGTTAATGAAGCCGTATCATTTTTCTGCCAGATGATGCATACGGGACTGATGCCAGATAACATTACTTTTCTCTCCTTACTCTGTCCTTGTGGGAGCTTTGTGACACGTAACCAAGGCATGCAAATACATTCTTACATTATTAAAATAGGTTTAGACAATGAAGCAGCTGTATGCAACTCTTTACTGACAATGTACACAAAGTGTTCAAATCTACATGATGCATTCAATGTTTTCACATATTTGGGTAGAAGAGCCAATTTAGTTTCTTGGAATGCAATTCTATCAGCATGCTTACAGCACAAACATGCAGGAGAGGCTTTTAGATTATTTAAGCTAATGCTCTTTTCTGAAAATAAGCCTGACAATATCACCATAACTACCATATTAGGAACTTGTGCAGAATTGGCATCTCTAGTAGTTGGGAATCAAGTCCATTGCTTTACTGTCAAAAGTGGGCTAGTGGTTGATGTTTCCGTCAGCAATAGATTGATTGACATGTATGCAAAGTGTGGATCACTTAAACATGCTCGTGATGTTTTTGATTCAACCCAGAACCCGGATATTGTCTCGTGGAGTAGTTTAATTGTTGGCTATGCTCAGTTTGGACTTGGACATGAAGCTCTTGATCTCTTTAGAATGATGAAGAATCTTGGTGTCCAGCCTAATGAGGTCACATATCTGGGGGTTCTCAGTGCATGCAGTCACATTGGATTGGTGGAGGAAGGTTGGCACTTGTATAAAACCATGGAAGTGGAACTAGGTATTGCACCAACAAGAGAGCATGTTTCTTGCATGGTTGATTTGCTTGCTCGTGCTGGATGCTTGTATGAAGCAGAAAAATTTATTAAGGAAACGGGATTTGAGCCTGACATTACTACATGGAAAACTCTACTTGCTTCCTGTAAAACTCGTGGTAATGTTGACATTGCAGAACGAGCTGCAGAAAATATACTAAAACTTGATCCTTGCAATTCAGCTGCTCTAGTGCTACTTTCTAATATACATGCTTCTGCCGGCAACTGGAAAGAAGTTGCGAGACTACGGCATTTGATGAAAGAAATGGGTGTACAGAAGGTTCCTGGTCAAAGTTGGATAGAATTTAAGGATCAGATCCACGTGTTCTTCTCAGAAGACAGTTCTCATCCACAGAGCGCCAAAATCTACACTATGCTGGAAGATTTATGGTTGCA
- the LOC137814411 gene encoding pentatricopeptide repeat-containing protein At3g53360, mitochondrial isoform X1 — translation MIIQNQIRCLYNCARPIVSTRVVSSLSTELSTNSYINLMCKQQHYKEALDAFNFNLKKSGIQLEPSTYANLILACTNVRSLNYGKKIHEHISKSNCQPDLVLQNHILNMYGKCGSSKDARKLFDAMQLRNVVSWTIMISGYMQNDQENDAITMYIQMLRSGYLPDQFTFGSIIKVCCIVGDIDFGRQLHAHVIKSGYDHHLIAQNALISMYTKFGQIAHASGVFAMISTKDLISYASMITGFTQLGNDIEALYLFRDMLRQSVYQPNEFIFGSVFSACGSLLEPEFGRQIHGVCAKFGLGRNIFAGCSLCDMYAKFGFLPSAERVFYQIESPDLVSWNAIIAAFSDSGHVNEAVSFFCQMMHTGLMPDNITFLSLLCPCGSFVTRNQGMQIHSYIIKIGLDNEAAVCNSLLTMYTKCSNLHDAFNVFTYLGRRANLVSWNAILSACLQHKHAGEAFRLFKLMLFSENKPDNITITTILGTCAELASLVVGNQVHCFTVKSGLVVDVSVSNRLIDMYAKCGSLKHARDVFDSTQNPDIVSWSSLIVGYAQFGLGHEALDLFRMMKNLGVQPNEVTYLGVLSACSHIGLVEEGWHLYKTMEVELGIAPTREHVSCMVDLLARAGCLYEAEKFIKETGFEPDITTWKTLLASCKTRGNVDIAERAAENILKLDPCNSAALVLLSNIHASAGNWKEVARLRHLMKEMGVQKVPGQSWIEFKDQIHVFFSEDSSHPQSAKIYTMLEDLWLQMLDQGYDPCQSEKMPLITSEFEKHGF, via the coding sequence ATGATCATTCAAAACCAAATTCGATGTCTATATAATTGTGCAAGACCTATTGTGTCAACAAGAGTAGTCTCCAGTCTCAGTACAGAGTTATCAACCAACAGTTACATCAACTTGATGTGCAAGCAACAGCACTACAAAGAAGCACTTGATGCATTTAATTTCAATCTAAAGAAATCAGGTATCCAGCTAGAACCAAGCACCTATGCGAATCTAATATTGGCCTGTACCAACGTTAGATCTCTAAATTACGGCAAGAAAATCCATGAACACATTTCAAAATCCAACTGTCAGCCAGACCTTGTTCTCCAAAATCATATTCTTAATATGTATGGAAAATGTGGTTCTTCGAAAGATGCTAGAAAACTTTTTGATGCAATGCAGCTGCGTAATGTGGTCTCCTGGACTATAATGATCTCCGGATACATGCAGAATGATCAAGAGAATGATGCCATCACAATGTATATTCAAATGCTGCGATCAGGTTATCTCCCTGACCAGTTTACATTTGGAAGCATTATTAAGGTTTGCTGCATTGTGGGAGATATAGACTTTGGCAGACAACTTCATGCTCATGTCATTAAATCAGGGTATGATCATCACTTAATTGCACAAAACGCTCTTATCTCCATGTATACAAAGTTTGGACAAATTGCACATGCCTCAGGTGTGTTTGCGATGATTTCCACAAAGGATTTAATTTCGTATGCTTCTATGATTACAGGGTTTACACAACTTGGTAATGACATAGAAGCTTTATATCTTTTCAGAGATATGCTCAGGCAATCTGTTTATCAACCAAATGAGTTTATATTTGGCAGTGTATTCAGTGCTTGTGGAAGCCTTCTAGAACCAGAATTTGGAAGGCAAATTCATGGAGTGTGCGCCAAATTTGGTTTAGGGAGGAACATTTTTGCTGGGTGCTCCCTCTGTGACATGTATGCAAAATTTGGATTCTTACCTTCGGCAGAAAGGGTATTTTATCAAATTGAAAGCCCGGATTTAGTGTCATGGAATGCAATTATTGCAGCATTTTCTGATAGTGGTCATGTTAATGAAGCCGTATCATTTTTCTGCCAGATGATGCATACGGGACTGATGCCAGATAACATTACTTTTCTCTCCTTACTCTGTCCTTGTGGGAGCTTTGTGACACGTAACCAAGGCATGCAAATACATTCTTACATTATTAAAATAGGTTTAGACAATGAAGCAGCTGTATGCAACTCTTTACTGACAATGTACACAAAGTGTTCAAATCTACATGATGCATTCAATGTTTTCACATATTTGGGTAGAAGAGCCAATTTAGTTTCTTGGAATGCAATTCTATCAGCATGCTTACAGCACAAACATGCAGGAGAGGCTTTTAGATTATTTAAGCTAATGCTCTTTTCTGAAAATAAGCCTGACAATATCACCATAACTACCATATTAGGAACTTGTGCAGAATTGGCATCTCTAGTAGTTGGGAATCAAGTCCATTGCTTTACTGTCAAAAGTGGGCTAGTGGTTGATGTTTCCGTCAGCAATAGATTGATTGACATGTATGCAAAGTGTGGATCACTTAAACATGCTCGTGATGTTTTTGATTCAACCCAGAACCCGGATATTGTCTCGTGGAGTAGTTTAATTGTTGGCTATGCTCAGTTTGGACTTGGACATGAAGCTCTTGATCTCTTTAGAATGATGAAGAATCTTGGTGTCCAGCCTAATGAGGTCACATATCTGGGGGTTCTCAGTGCATGCAGTCACATTGGATTGGTGGAGGAAGGTTGGCACTTGTATAAAACCATGGAAGTGGAACTAGGTATTGCACCAACAAGAGAGCATGTTTCTTGCATGGTTGATTTGCTTGCTCGTGCTGGATGCTTGTATGAAGCAGAAAAATTTATTAAGGAAACGGGATTTGAGCCTGACATTACTACATGGAAAACTCTACTTGCTTCCTGTAAAACTCGTGGTAATGTTGACATTGCAGAACGAGCTGCAGAAAATATACTAAAACTTGATCCTTGCAATTCAGCTGCTCTAGTGCTACTTTCTAATATACATGCTTCTGCCGGCAACTGGAAAGAAGTTGCGAGACTACGGCATTTGATGAAAGAAATGGGTGTACAGAAGGTTCCTGGTCAAAGTTGGATAGAATTTAAGGATCAGATCCACGTGTTCTTCTCAGAAGACAGTTCTCATCCACAGAGCGCCAAAATCTACACTATGCTGGAAGATTTATGGTTGCA